In Pangasianodon hypophthalmus isolate fPanHyp1 chromosome 5, fPanHyp1.pri, whole genome shotgun sequence, the DNA window GTATTACACAATCCACAACATGCATCATTGTACAGAAGTGGTGCAAAACATGCCGTGCCCTTTGTTACTCCTGAACAGCAAGCagcattataaatcatttctcttctataactgtattcTATAGTCAAGTCCAGCAGTGataagtgtgttgaaaagatTTTTGGATTTCATTTTTGGATTTCAATTTTGAATTTCATTAGAGTTGTAGCTTTAAGTCTATAATATCCAGATGAAATTATCCACTGTATGATGAATGAGACCTGAATATAATTTTTAGCAAATGCATTCATGATGCATTTatcagagtgcaagcagggactccggcaagactagctatgacagcataactaaaagggagagccagaagctaacacagacatgagggagtcctgggacataaagcagcagccactccaccgtcaacacacctgagtgaacgtgtgagagtgggggggcgacagcatccaaacatcccagttcacacaacactctatgcctgtgaaaccctccagacctgctcctgtacctaagaaaactatgcactaaaggcttgactaaacaaatatgttttcagccgagacttaaacactgagacggtgtctgagccctgaacactattttatttatatagcacttttaaaaagggaaaattaaaaagctttttaaaaaaagctgctttacagaaaaacTTATGTtctggtctcatcagtccataAGACATTTTCCTACACATTTGCTATCTCCCATTTTGTATCTCCAACTTGACTAATGGCTTTCTTCACACCATGCTCCcataaagcccagctttgtggagtgtccagACTATGTCTTGTAGACAGCTTCTCCTATATGAGCTTCTCCTATTTCTTCAGCACCTACAAAGTTACCCTTGACCAtctagttcaattcaattcaattttatttgtatagcgcttttaacaatggacattgtcacaaagcagctttacagaaatatataaattttaaatttattaatttattcctaAAGAGccagccagaggtgatggtggtgaggaaaaactccctgagacgatatgaggaagaaaccttgagaggaaccagactcaaaagggatccatcctcatctgggtgcaacggatagtgcgattaggAGTTAAATTATGTTCTGTGACTCTGCTTGTTATGTTGCTAAATAATGTTTCTCAGTAAGTCAGAAGAACCATTCgagaaattattcatttttggcagtttgtcattttgcaCTTTCCGTTTTGTGAACTTTGCTTTTATTGAGTTTTGTGGGCTTAACCAAATACAAATCACCTGTGCCATGCAAGTGCCTGGTAATTTAATGGTGATTGCCATTCATCAGCATACGCACatgaatgtgaaaaaataagcaTTTCTGCTGGAAATTCTTAGTTCtatttggcttatgcaaacatttccacacaactttattaaaagattgaTGAGGACCAATGACAGAGATCTGGACATAGactgttttaaataatggaAACTTTAAGCTTTAAGTGAAACAATCtattgcaatttttatgataTCCATGTGGTAAATATCCACAGCAATCTAATGGcaatcctcagcagcagcgagtaaTACTCAGGTGAAGGAAGTTCCAAGCAGAGTAGATCATTAGGATCTGATCATGGATCAGAAGTGCTAAACTTTTCATagttttacaaagaaaaattgaaaatatatcCTGGACTTGACTATAgaatacagttatagaagagaaatgatttataatgctGCTTGCTGTTCAGGAGTAACAAAGGGCACGGCATGTTTTGCACCACTTCTGTACAATGATGCATGTTGTGGATTGTGTAATACACTATACCAGAGGTGCTAagtcttttattgttttaaaaacaaataaaagaattttaaaatatatcctGGAAGATATTGGTAACCAGTGAAGCTCTTTTAAGATAGGGAATTGGAAAAAATGCACTGATGTATTGAAAAAAGTTGCACTGgccctgaaaaaaagaaatgattgtCTAATAGGTGTGCCGATAATGAAGGTACGGTCATGATTAGCGCTATTCTATCTACACAGCCTCAGGCTAATCTTCAGAGTGCAAACCCttctgaaaaatatttacaagtaaaatttattttattttacaattcatGTGACTAGAGAAACATGTGACCAGGAGGGTGGGAACTTCTACAAGAGGCTTATTTAACGGGGAATGATGAACCAGTGGGATTTAGAGCAGGTGCACCGTTCAAGCTCAGAGATTAATTTCACACTGTAGTGTGTAACACTCAAGGTAAGTTCTTTTGGCATACACTTGCAATGGATAGGACAGAATGTGTTTTAGTTCTtacttaaataaaacagtataagGCTAGGTATGAGCAGCACCAGGAAATCTTTCACAGTTTTCCAACTGATGGAGCTGCTGAATTAAATTTCAGAATTATGAAGATGCTGCTTGTGACTCTGGCTCTTGCCCTTCTGCTGACCAGTGGTGAGTGACCTGAGCTTCAACTCCGTTTAAAGTGAAGGCCAATTGTCTTGATTCTGAAACTGgttcttatttttataaaacatgttGCAAATCTAGTCACAGTGTATCTGAAAACCTGAATTCAAGTGAGTTTTGCAAACattattcatattcacataCAATACAATTCATTAAACAGATTTCTAATATGGGATCTTGGGGTTAGAAAAAAGGTTAGCTCAAAactcagggaaaaaaatccaacaaattTGTCAGAAATACAATTATATGTCTAAAACATGTATTGTGTCTGGACTCCACAGGTTCTGCGCTTCAATGTCACAGGTGTTTACCAGGGGTACCATGTACTATTGAAACCTGCAAGAGTGGTCAAGACACCTGTATCGCCACAAGGCTGGTTACCGGACATGGTATGTCTAACGTTTTACTGAaagattttattgtttcttattttgccAGACCTGTCAACTTTCAACATACCATCAGATCCTCTGTACTTGTAATAAGTGTGTCAAcgtatttacaaataaaagtcTTCCAgcttttcaaatgttttaattacttCATTTTTTGAACTGGTGTACTGGGAAATGTAATAACTACTAAAGGTGTGTTCTCTTTACCTCCTCAGGTTCATTTGTTGGAAAGAGATGCTTGACTCAGGCTCAGTGTTCCGATTACCAGAAATCTTCTAAATTTCCAGCCAAGTGCTGTGGGACGGATCTTTGCAATAATGTAGTTCCATGAAAATGGTCATTTCTTGAAAATATTTTAGGAAAGATCATTTGCTCATGATTTACAGTAATGCAGTTTTCCTATCAATCTTGTATTCAGCAACAATATCTACATGGGATTAGTCAAAATGTGCACTGTATAACTCTGTAAGTGTTGTGCAgtagaaataaaatcatttcagcaaacaaacaacaacaactctgtGCAATTATGAGTATTAAGATTTTACGAGTATGTTCATATGCTTATACAGCATTCCTGCCTGAAACACTTGCAAGGTTCTGAGGTCTGGACCAAGTGCATTACACCATGTTTATTAGCAATGTGTACTGCACAACATGTATTTACACCAGAGACGTTCATAAGTAATAAAATCCATGTCAAGTCTCGAGTCTTTAAGTCAAGTCCTAATTGAACAGAATCTACATGAGTACACGGGAACTGTAACTTTATAGCAACGATAAAGAACAGTATTGTTCACggtaaaggggaaaaaacaatagATCAACAGTTCACGTTGGAactatatttttagaaatatttttataacacttttaaaaaaatcccacttCAGATATTAAGAAATCCTTTGTTTTGATACTACACATTGTTACACACATAAAGGAACATTAATCTCTATTTGGTCTTGATATCTTtttgtctcaaaaaaaaaaaaaaaaaaaaaaaaaaagaataacaaagaacaataaaacaatgaaactcagaagaccacatcacattccacttctgtcagccaagaccacgagtctgaggctatcatgggcacaggctcactctggacagttgaagactggaaaaagactaggCAATTTTTTCTAGTCTTCACTTGTCCTGTGTTAGAGAGTCTGTGCCCAAGATAACCTCACAcccctgttcttggctgacagaagtggaacagAAGTGgtacccgatgtggtcttctgctgttgtagcccatccacctcaaggtttgatgttttgtgtgttctgcTTGGGGGGAGGGTGGGGGAGGCCgtagctaaaaataaatatatgaaataaagcaaagaaaaattatttttctgtaactttcACACACCGTGTCTGGGTAATCATGGAAAGGCTTATTGTTCACAAGCTACTATTGACGAGTCCAAGTCAAGTCTGAAGTCTATTTTTATGCACCTTAAACTCGAGTGTCCATCTCTGATTTCCACTGAGACAAATGGAAGCTTTGCTTCTGTTCTCTACTTTGCTCCATCTGAGAAATAAATGGAACACATAGACACACTCAACGCATCCTCACCAAACTCCTGAGTAATACGCGAGATTGTTGCTCAGAGTCTAGAGTTTCATCGGTGTAACAAATAAGAAAGGCTTTATTTGTCAAATATACGGCCGATgcactgcaatggctgagctgcattactggaagatttagcacacaccatgcttaggaggtgctctttcaaAGTTTAGTCACCATTTTGTCATTCTaggctctctgtgagctttgccttttacggtgttttgtgggtgtggctaaatgtaaatcagctgggCCATTAATGTGCGTGGTAATTTACGGCTGATTGGCGTTACACACGAGTGTGAACAAAATCAGCAAAACTGGCAGGaattttttgttcagtttagccacaaaaatatttaaacacacctTCAGGTCCAGTGTTAGTGTAGATTAGAAAAGAAGGAACAGGAGTAAGAAGGTATTCTAGAAAAAGGTTCACAAATTGATTCCACACACTGTTGGGGTAGAAGGTAGGGCTGGGACAAAGATATCACCATgattctcaaagacatttctatgatatatGACATGTATGACGAGATACAATACAATGCCAGCAATACAatagtgtttcattttaaaaacctgttCATTGGCATATATAATCTCTACaacaataaatgtgttttatttttaaatattataaagtttttttaattaaccctAGATAAAAAGATTAAGCGTCTGTTAAattaaatcagctgcttccagtcagctTGTAATAAAATTTActctaaaaataaacactaaaaatgtactgaaataTCCCATCCACTCATAAAAACTTACTGTGACTATAATACCAATATTggtattatatcatcatatcgctCAGCCCATGTGGACGGTACCTGATCACATACAGTGAAGAGTAAGGAAGTGATAAGTTCACTCACAGTATAATAACTGCTACACGTGACAGTCAGTCTCTTTACTTCCTTTCACTGAATTTTCTCACAAACTGGTTAGACAAAGAGAGATTTATTTACACAACATCAttacagaagagagagagaatacaaaatacaaacagtgtGGATGTAATGATAAAGTTCTGAATGCACATGCGGTTAAAAAACATTATCTGTTACAGATGATTAAAAGGATctgtgatgatgtcattataACTGTGATTAGAGATATCTCTGATCTCTGAGCAGCAGGATTAAGGCTATGACAGTCATACATCATCACACCCTGCTGagagcttttgtgtgtgtgtgtgtgtgtgtgtgtgtgtgtgtgtgtgtgtgtgtgtgtgtccatttaTCAGGATCCAGCGTACACTAAAGTGCTCTGTGTGACCTGTCTCACACCTCCATCTCACTCTCACCCGGTGACATCACCTGTCTCACACCTTCATCACCAACCAAACATGTACTCCATCGCTTTGGACACAAAGCTGTCGTCTTTCCGCGGGGTCCCTTTGTCCgacaccacctacacacacacacacacacacgcacacacacacgcacacacacagtaactaaAAGTACATCTACAACAATAATACACAACTTACACAGTAAAGTGACTGAAAATAAGAAGTTGTTTTAGGAGCTAATAGCAAAaccttgtgggcgtggcctgtccagcattttttatttctgatgagAAACAGTAGCATACACaatcccctccgaaagtattggaactgcAAAGCCATTTTTCTTTGCTATACACTGGAGACAATTGTGATTGAGTTCAAAAGATCAATGACACGATAGATCAGATCTTCAgccttcatttcctgatatttacatctagacgtgttaaacaacatagaacatggcacattttgtttgaacccacacatttttcaagtgataaaaattctggaacatgtgactgacaggtctTTCTTgttgccctgttagattgactgtttaaacaattaatagctctgaatgtctgctcttggtttgatccctgggtttcacctgtaaAGACTgagtttgttgttaaaaaggacaaaccaacatgaagaccagagagctgtctatgggagaaaagcaagccaatctgaagctgagaaaagagggaaaattcaTCAGAgtcattgcacaagcattgggcatagccaatacaagaatttggaatgtcctgaaaaagaaagaaaccactggtgcaCTAACAACCcgacatggaacaggtcggccaaggaaacgacagcacagagaaatacagagatgagccacaaaagatctggaaccaagatgaacctttaccaaagtgatggaaaggccaaagtgtggagaaagaaaggatctgctcatgatccaaaacatacaagctcatgggtgaagcatggtggaggtagtgtcatggcttgggcttgcatggctgcttctggaacagactcactcaTCTTTACTGCAAGCAAGGGCTATGTacccaaatattaagtgttatttacttgaCGATagtctgttccaatactttttctcacctaaaaattgggtggtcagCCACCACAGGTGCCATGTTagcacatctagatgtaaatatcaggaaatgaaattctgatctttcgTCTCTCATTCGTCTTTtaatctcaaatccaaatgtcttcagtgtatagcaaaaacaaaagaaccgGCCTTGCcaacttttggaggggactgtacagAGGAGAATATagcagggaactgaagaaatgtggGACCACATGTGCCACAGGATTGATCCAAGGAATAAAACGAGCCGGCTGTTTGGATTCATCACTTCTTTACAGTGTCATAACTAATAAcataaacctcttaatgacatTTGTTGGTAAAATTGTGGCTCTGTGTTGCATGTGTACGTAGAACCTGAATGACCTGTCAGCTTGGTATGTGTTAGTGTAAAAGCATTTTCCTCTGCGCAGATCACTGATTTGAAGCCAATGAATCAAGGGTCACATATGTAAATCTACACAAAGTCGTAATATACCATCATTCTTCCGCACAAACATTCTTCATTAATATCACGCATGAACACTGAGTAAACGAGCACGGTATTGGACAgcgtgtgtatctgtgtctgtgtgtgcgcgtgtgtgtacctgatagtcggcattggtgtgtgtgagtggtgtgctGAGGGGTCTCATGGATGATCGTGGTGTGGAGATGGAAGCCACATTGCTACTGTTCTTCACCGGAGGAGTGAACACTGCAGCACTGCTCCTGTCTGAGCACTCCATCACactctgtgtacacacacacacacacacacacatcagtactcacaaacacacatttctgttgcttgtgtgtgtgtgtgtgtgtgtgtgtgtgtgtgtgtgtgtgtgtgtgtgtgtataccttatCGATACAAGGTTTCACTCCAATCATGATTGCTTCTCCGAATATCTTGCCATCTTTACTGAGCGCTTTCCTGGCCTGCAGTTTGGACTGATATTGAATGTGCATCCAGTTTCCTGAGTTAGACATctgtacgtacacacacacacacacacacacacacacacacacacacacacacacacacacacacagttagagaGATAGGAGCATTACAGTGTGATATCGTAGCTGATCTATACCCTTGTTACTCACCACGTGTTTGAGGATGTTCCCGTACTGAGCAAACTGCAGCAGGATGTAGGATGCGGAGGCTGGGGGAAACCTGCAGGAAGGTACATGCATGTTCTTCATTTGCATAACCACGCCCATGATCGCATATGTCACCTGTGTAAAGGCAGGGCTTCACATACTTACCCAAAGACAGTGACCCAGGTCTCATCGAGCTGGTCCTCAGAGGACAGGGCGTCTCCCTGAGTGAAGAAAGGATCTACCTGAGCAGGTGACAGGGCATTCTTCACCTGTCCTAAAGAGGCGGGGCTAAACACACTgcctaccacacacacacacagtaatcatAAATGACTGTATCTTTGAATTCTGACAACAACTTCAATACATGTCAACTCCTCAAGACATGCCCACTCTAAGacacactcatttgcataaatgaaCACTAAGCCCTGCCCACAAACGTCAAGTAGCTCAGACTCCAACACACTCATTTCTATGTATGGATTCAAAGACACGCTCATGTACAAAtctaaaactttatttatggaAATGTGAGAGGGAGTGtcttgaatttatttttaactttaatgcAGGTGTGTCTTTGTGTCCATGTACAGAAATAATGGTGTATTAGAACGGTGCCTTGAacacagaca includes these proteins:
- the LOC117597442 gene encoding weak toxin DE-1-like, with the translated sequence MKMLLVTLALALLLTSGSALQCHRCLPGVPCTIETCKSGQDTCIATRLVTGHGSFVGKRCLTQAQCSDYQKSSKFPAKCCGTDLCNNVVP
- the LOC113525805 gene encoding nucleoporin NUP35 isoform X1, producing the protein MDIQGMEPMSLGSPSSPKPVGGAQFLPGFLMGDLPAPATPQPRPLSLSVGGAETRALPLTGVSGGSPPQPVVPTPKDKSGAPPVRSIYDDLSSPVVGFSPLASRKQAFSMMHTPLSGVAATPGSGSVFSPASLGQVKNALSPAQVDPFFTQGDALSSEDQLDETWVTVFGFPPASASYILLQFAQYGNILKHVMSNSGNWMHIQYQSKLQARKALSKDGKIFGEAIMIGVKPCIDKSVMECSDRSSAAVFTPPVKNSSNVASISTPRSSMRPLSTPLTHTNADYQVVSDKGTPRKDDSFVSKAMEYMFGW
- the LOC113525805 gene encoding nucleoporin NUP35 isoform X2, whose protein sequence is MDIQGMEPMSLGSPSSPKPVGGAQFLPGFLMGDLPAPATPQPRPLSLSVGGAETRALPLTGVSGGSPPQPVVPTPKDKSGAPPVRSIYDDLSSPVVGFSPLASRKQAFSMMHTPLSGVAATPGSGSVFSPASLGQVKNALSPAQVDPFFTQGDALSSEDQLDETWVTVFGFPPASASYILLQFAQYGNILKHVMSNSGNWMHIQYQSKLQARKALSKDGKIFGEAIMIGVKPCIDKVVSDKGTPRKDDSFVSKAMEYMFGW